AGCACTCTGACTACTCAACATAGTGTACAATATTTTGATTGTCAGAGAGTATTACTGATCATGTAATGATAGTGCTGGTACTCTAGGTTCCCGAAGGAACCTCCAGAACAGACAATACTACAATTTGTTAAAAGAACGGCAAGAAACAAATGGTTACAGAGGACTAGTGGATGAAAAACAGTCTACCAAATGAAAAGCACGATAAACACAGGCACAAAATGAAGTCAAACTAGGATTATAAGCAGTAAAAAGTACTGGCACTCTAAAACTTAATAAGACAGCTACCATAATATGTTTCTAAAGATCAAAATTCATCTTCCCGTCTCTTTGCCTTGAAACAGAAAATTGAACCAAATTCACTAGATATCTAGTTCAAAAGGAAATACAGGTATTCAAGAAAATCCAGCAAAAGAAGAAACTACAAAACTGCTAGCGTAATCACTGGGACACTCCAAGCCACTTCTGGAAGACATCAAATTCGGTGTAATCACTGTCAGATATCATAGTTTGGTACCAAGCTTTTCCTGCAGCCCTGATTGCAGCAGACTCCTCCTGCAGAATCAAATATGAACAGGATTAGCCCAACAAGTTCAACAACCCCAAAgttctcaacaaaaaaaaaaagaaaaaaaaagaacgagCATACTACATAAACTCACCATtctgattcaaaaaaataaataaaaaagatcaTTTGAAGAACATGACAACTTGCTTATAAGAACATGACATAGGCTAGATGTTAGTGGATACTAGCACATTTGAAATACCGAACATAATGACCAACCACACGGGTGTGTCTCACTCGCGCcaaaatgaaggaagtcatacGACACACTTCGCAAGTAGTGAATTAAAGACAAACGAAGCACTAGATCATGCCACAAAAAATAGCATTCCAGACACAACAGTGTAAGAACACCTTCCGTTCAAGTTATAGGGAATGTGTAGCCACAATATCATGCTCCAGTTCCATTGAAATAACAAATTAGTATGGAAAAAATCCAGATATGTTTCGTAGACGAACCAGCGAACTATACAAATCCACATTTATTACCAACACATTGTGCACACAAACACAAAAACATATCATGGATCAACCAGCGGAATATGCATACACTGCCACACTGCTTTTTTAAAATTGAGAGTCAGGAATCAGCAATTATTCACTAGAAAATCATTAACAAACACAAGTATAACACTATGCATAAGATTGCATTCAAAAGTAATACAGGATTGCATTTAGAGTTAAGACAAATAACCACTTTCATTAAtaataaaacagaaatgaaatatacctttgaAATGTTGGTCCTCTTCTTCTCAAGCTTCTCCTTCTTAGCCTTAACACGTTGAGCTTCAGCAAGAAGAGACATCCTCCTAGCAGTCTTAGCATAAGGATTCAATTTCAATAGAACGTTCAAATTCTTCAAAGGATTCTTCTTCATCGGTGCTCTCTTAGAATCCTTCTTAATAGGTCTAACAACTGACTGAACCTCATCAGAGTTGATAATCCTAGCAAGATCAGCATTAACCATTTTGGATCTAGGtaacacgtatcctttcttcttcTCACTGGATTTCTCGAATGAACCGTAAATCGGATCCAATTTCTCAAATGCAGACTTAGTCCAAATGATAAACCTACCAAGATGACCTCCAGGAGCAAGTTTCAACAAGTTAAGTCTCTCAACATTAGCAATTTCAACACCAGGAATGTTTCTAAATGCTTTTGCGATCTTAGATCCTTCGGTGGTTCCGTATACAACCAATGGACCTTTCTTAGAAACATAACGTCTGTTCCTCATTTTACCTTTACCGGGTCTGATTTTCTCACTGTCCTTAACTTTTTCAGCATCAGCGTAAGCACCAAGTTGTTTCAAAACCTTAATAGCAGCACTAGTTTTCTCAACACCTTCGATTGAGTCATTGACAACAAGAGGAAGTTCAGGTACACCTTCAATAGTGTGACCACGAGCAAGAACAATGGAAGGAACAGCAGAAGCAGCTAATGCAGAAACAATCGCATACCTCTTTTGGTTAACATTGATCTTACGGTGCCACCTTCTCCAGATTCGTGTTGGTGCAAACATCCTACCACCTCTACACATGTTACCGAACGCTCCCTGACCAGCACGATGAGTTCCACCACCAGGAACCCTAGGAATACGAGAAACAGCACGACCGGTCCCCCATGATTGAGCAGAAGTCTGATGACCAGCTTTCCTGCTAACAGCGTAGGGTTGTCTACTGTTCTTTGACATGTTTGCGTGGACAAACTTGACGATATCAGGCCTGATTGCAGCCTTCAACACATCTGGTAATGGAACGGTGCTACCGTCAGTAGCCATATCTCCTTCCAGGTTCTGGATCGAAACCAGAGGCCTCGCCGCAGCTGCCATTGTTGAAATGTTTGCGAA
The nucleotide sequence above comes from Papaver somniferum cultivar HN1 chromosome 8, ASM357369v1, whole genome shotgun sequence. Encoded proteins:
- the LOC113301162 gene encoding 60S ribosomal protein L4-like; translation: MAAAARPLVSIQNLEGDMATDGSTVPLPDVLKAAIRPDIVKFVHANMSKNSRQPYAVSRKAGHQTSAQSWGTGRAVSRIPRVPGGGTHRAGQGAFGNMCRGGRMFAPTRIWRRWHRKINVNQKRYAIVSALAASAVPSIVLARGHTIEGVPELPLVVNDSIEGVEKTSAAIKVLKQLGAYADAEKVKDSEKIRPGKGKMRNRRYVSKKGPLVVYGTTEGSKIAKAFRNIPGVEIANVERLNLLKLAPGGHLGRFIIWTKSAFEKLDPIYGSFEKSSEKKKGYVLPRSKMVNADLARIINSDEVQSVVRPIKKDSKRAPMKKNPLKNLNVLLKLNPYAKTARRMSLLAEAQRVKAKKEKLEKKRTNISKEESAAIRAAGKAWYQTMISDSDYTEFDVFQKWLGVSQ